Proteins found in one Planctomycetes bacterium MalM25 genomic segment:
- the afr_2 gene encoding 1,5-anhydro-D-fructose reductase, giving the protein MADTLNVAMIGARFMGKAHSNAYQQVGKFFDPAIKPVMKSVCARDAAGTQAFAERFGWERADTDWKQVVSAADIDLVDVCTPGDTHAPIAIAAAQAGKHVFCEKPLANTLADAREMLAAARGGGVRHMVNFNYRRAPAVSLARQMVEAGEIGEVRQWRATYLQDWLVDPESPYSWRMDKKIAGSGAHGDLNAHLIDLARFITGDEITEVVGDMKTFITERPYPDGSGTGVGASGSGGKSGKGQVTVDDAALFLARFGNGAIGTFEATRMAPGRKNYNRFEVSGSKGTLAWNFEDMNVLEYYSMDEPTSRQGFRKIMATESDHPYVAAWWPPGHVLGYEHGFVHGVYDLLQAIASGGAVAPDFVDGARCVAVLEAVEASATGGAWQKVESVE; this is encoded by the coding sequence ATGGCAGACACGCTCAACGTCGCGATGATCGGCGCCCGCTTCATGGGCAAGGCGCACTCGAACGCCTACCAGCAGGTCGGAAAGTTCTTCGACCCCGCGATCAAGCCGGTTATGAAGTCGGTCTGCGCCCGCGACGCCGCCGGCACGCAGGCCTTCGCCGAGCGGTTCGGCTGGGAACGGGCGGACACCGACTGGAAGCAGGTGGTCTCCGCGGCGGACATCGACCTGGTCGATGTCTGCACGCCGGGCGACACGCACGCGCCGATCGCCATCGCCGCCGCCCAGGCGGGCAAGCACGTCTTCTGCGAGAAGCCGCTGGCCAACACGCTGGCCGACGCCCGCGAGATGCTGGCCGCCGCCCGCGGGGGGGGGGTACGCCACATGGTGAACTTCAACTACCGCCGGGCGCCGGCCGTGTCGCTCGCGCGACAGATGGTCGAGGCGGGCGAGATCGGCGAGGTCCGTCAGTGGCGTGCGACCTACCTGCAGGATTGGCTGGTCGATCCCGAGTCGCCCTACAGTTGGCGGATGGATAAGAAGATCGCGGGCAGCGGCGCGCACGGCGACCTGAACGCCCACCTCATCGACCTGGCCCGTTTCATCACGGGTGACGAGATCACCGAGGTCGTCGGCGACATGAAGACCTTCATCACCGAGCGCCCCTACCCGGACGGATCGGGCACGGGCGTCGGCGCCTCGGGCTCGGGGGGGAAGAGCGGCAAGGGGCAAGTCACCGTCGATGACGCCGCCCTCTTCCTCGCCCGCTTCGGCAACGGGGCGATCGGCACGTTCGAGGCGACGCGCATGGCGCCCGGCCGCAAGAACTACAACCGCTTCGAGGTGAGCGGCAGCAAGGGGACCCTCGCGTGGAACTTCGAGGACATGAACGTCCTGGAGTACTACTCGATGGACGAGCCCACGAGCCGCCAGGGTTTCCGCAAGATCATGGCGACCGAGTCGGACCACCCGTACGTCGCCGCCTGGTGGCCGCCCGGCCACGTCCTGGGCTACGAGCACGGCTTCGTGCACGGCGTCTACGACCTGCTTCAGGCGATCGCTTCGGGTGGCGCGGTCGCGCCCGACTTCGTCGACGGCGCCCGCTGCGTGGCCGTGCTCGAGGCGGTCGAGGCCTCGGCGACGGGCGGCGCTTGGCAGAAGGTCGAGTCGGTCGAGTAG